The genomic window TGAATTTGTTTGACCACTGTTTCTCTTGTCCTCTTGCTTTCCAACCAGGAATCCAGTTCCTTTCTTTTAATTTTGACTTTACGTTTTGGAAAATGACTGGGTTgcaaaaaatgatgaaaaattgGCAAACAAACCTCATCaaattttccaatttttaaatttattttgtgaAAGTTTCTGGTTCAGAATCCTACAATGGCAAGGAAATAGGCTTTTAGATCCAAAGAGTCTTTTCCCTCACAATCATCTTTGATTCTTGATCTGTCAAACCAACACTCCACACAAGCATTAAAGACATTTTAGAAAGGGGTAATTCATTGCAGACAAAAAGGACAACAGGTGTTTATGAATGCATGTGTAATTGTAATGGCTGCCTTATGTGGAGTTAATTTATATACTGTGGAAATCAAAAAGGCATCTTCTTGTCCTTTGGAAAGCCACTAAGTTATAATTGATAAGTATGCATCCATTGCTGTGTGAGCAGAAAGCAGTATATTCATTTGCCCATATGTAACTCATTTTAGCTCTGATCAGATGCTTGTATGGGCTGGAATAAATTGGACATTTTTAATGACTGCAAAATAGCACCTCGAGTTTGGCATTTAATAAGGCAGAAAAATAACGAttttttttccatctgaaaaGACTTGGACCTTAAGAATACCTCCATGATCTAGTATGACCATTTAATGAGAGCCAGGTGCCACAGTGCCTGCTCCTTTTAGTAAACAAGCATCAAATGTTTTCTGAATAATTTAATGTGTGTCTAGGTTACAAAATGTTCCATTTATGACTATTTTATTAATACctctttaaaaatgtgtctttatTTCTAAGGTCATGCACACCTAACAGATTTTAATATTGCAACAATAATCAGAGATGGTGAAAAAGCAACTGCGTTAGCTGGAACCAAACCATATATGGGtaagaaatattatttattaattgtcTCTACAATTTACTTTGAAAGGCTACTTACAGCATACTATTTTATAATTTGTGCCTAACACGATGTAATTGAACTAATTTAACACATTAATGCAAGCGACTTAGTCATTCAGAAAAGTTAATTAATCAAGCAGTCTGTCCCTAAAGCTGTGTGAATTATTCTCCCCAAAACACCTTTTGTGTTTGCTCTCATCAGCCTCCCAATGTCATCATCAGTTCCTGTTGTTCCTACACTAACTTAGGACCTGTTCCTGGAAGGTGCAGTTCCCACTGACTTGGGTGGAaactgagggcactcagcaccttgcatgaCTCAGCTCTTAGACAGGAAGCTGTTTGGGACAGGAACTCAGTTTCTTGTTTGTCTTGTAGGatcccatctagggtgaccagatgtcccgattttatagggacagtcccgattttgggggcttattcttatataggcatctgttacgcacacaccccctccccccgtcccgattttttaagcttgctatctggtcaccctaatctcatCTATGGCACTAAATAAAAGTAATTATGGCATCCATAAACTGTCGCTTAATCCAATCTGCAGCAGGATGTAAACATACTACAGCcagagttttcttttctgtttttatttagcTCCAGAGATTTTTCACTCTTTTCTGAATGGTGGGACAGGCTACTCCTTTGAAGTTGATTGGTGGTCTTTAGGAGTGATGGCTTACGAACTTCTTCGTGGATGGGTCTGGTGTTCTCTATTGTCTTATATGATGATGTTTACAGATATTTTTCTTAATTATCTTCAAAGGGAAgaattgtatttttttcatatttccgTTTTCTTTTCCTCAGAGACCCTATGACATCCACTCCAGTAACCCAGTAGAGTCTTTAATTCAGCTGTTTAGTACTGTAAGTGTTCAGTATTCATCAGTATGGTCAAAAGAAAGTGTTGCTTTATTGAGAAAGGTAAATACTGTTTCTTCAGTACAATTTCAATTGTGTGGTCACAAATTCCATACTGGCTACAGTATGTACAGGGCTAATTAGAAACTAATCTTCTGTTCAGCTTCAAGATATTACTCCTTTATGTCTTTATACAATGGTTAGCACAATTTAATTCTCCAAAATATAATTTGAGTAGTCATTTGCTGCTTTATCCATCTTCTCTTCTGTTAGTTAGCAAGTGAGGTGTGTTACTTGATTGGTTTAAGTGATATAATCATATACTTGCTCAGGTTAAGATCTGTAGTGTTAACATAACTGCCTGTGTGGAAATGTATTACCTCTAATACTCTGAAATTCATAGCTGACTGCTGAAATAACTACCTTTCACCATAGAATGATTGCAGCATAAAATACATAGGTGTTTGGATATCCTGCTGTGAtaatgctttttttccctttctccaatTCTGCAGTCAGTGAATCTGAGTCTGATTTGTCTAGTAATTAgaaatgtgtttgttttctttttttctggggaATGGGTCCTCTGTCACTTTCATTTTACTGTTTATATCTAAGAAAGTCTGGTGATTTGAAGCTGATGTTGGTTTCTTGGCTTCTGTTTATTAAAGGATTCAGAAAAGTGGCTGATCAAGAGAGTATAAAACACTCCACTGACAGCAAATAAGTGACTCCAATATAAGTTAGAGTTGGGTGGACAATTTACATAATTAGATTTTATTTTAGTAAGAAGCGGAGTTGTTAGTTATTATTGCAATAAAAATTACTCTGCAAGATCACATATGCCATCTACTGGGTTAACTCAGAGATTGCATGCTTTTAAAGAGAACATTATATATGGAAATTAATAATACATATCCATAATCCAAAAGTTATCAGTCATCACCCCCAAACAAAAAAGTCCCCCAGGCCTCCAAGAATCCCACGAGTTTTCTTGCTCTAAAACGTTGTCCAGTTGAGGAGAGCAGCGTGAGAAATTCTTCAGAGCCCAGTGTCACTTTTTCTTAGGGtttatctacactggcactttatagcactgcaactttcttgctcaagggtgtgaaaaaaacactcccttgagctcagcaagtttcagcgctgtaaagctccagtgtagctgctctcccagtgctggcagctACACCCCTCGTGGAGATGGTTattttagagcactgggagagctctctccctgtGCTCTGCCacgactacacaagccatgtagactagcccttaatcAGCTGGCTGAGGAATTGCTGAATAATGTGGGGCATTTCTTTCCCAGCATAGGCTGAGCATGTTACCCACACAGCACTTCCTGATCTTACCAGGCAACAAGAGATCAGGACTAATAATCAAATGTTTCCTCCTTTTGGCCCAAATGAGGAATTTTCCCATCAACTAACCCAAGTATAATTAATTATGGTATTTCCTAACATTTGAGTGCTTgagtttgcaaccttaataatttttttgtttgttttttgggcagATAATAAGTTACAAGTCATTTCCCACAAAGGGTTTTTTCTCTCTTAGATAATAATAAGAGCATGATTAAAGACAGAATGATTCTGTATGCCTGTTCTTTCTCAGTCCAGACCATGCCTTACTGCAGTGCCTATTATTTCAGCTATTGACAGTGAATCCTGAGCATCGATTTGCCAGCCTCACTGATGTTCAAACTTCAGCTTACTTATCAAATGTCATCTGGGATGATGTCTGTGAGAAGAAGGTGGAGCCAGGCTTTGTTCCTAATGTAAGCAAAAGTGATGACTTAATCAGTTTCCCCTTATTGAACAATGATCACTGTTTACTTAATAAAACAAAGGATTTCTATGGCTGAAATAACTCCTAAATGTATTagctgaaacatattctcataaATCACAGAACTAAGCTTTCAGTTAGTACCTTTGTACCATTCTAACAGAAAGGCCGTCTGCATTGCGATCCCACCTTTGAGCTAGAAGAAATGATCCTGGAGTCAAGACCCTTgcataaaaagaagaaaagacttGCAAAAAACAAGTCCAGGGACAACAGCAAGGACAGCTCACAGTCAGTAAGTCCATCCTTGAATAGCTCAAACAATCAAAAAGCTGAGGTGTTGAAATCTGTTTGTTATAAAAGCAGTTACTTTGCATGGAGGCTTTCTATTCATACGTATTGTAATAAAAATGTTCAGCCAAGTGGACAGTCAGACTGACTCTGCCTGAGAGCTAAATTCTCCTCTTCCATCTGCATGGCAGATCTCTTCCACACTCTTCTGTTATCCCTAAAGTGACATGAGTGGGATATCTATGCACATTGATCAAGAAACTATAAATGTCAGAAGATCCACTATGTTGATAGAGAAGAAAGATTCACCTCAGATGCGGTATCATTTACACAGTTAGGTCCTGAGTCTTCTGTCACACAGctttacacctgtgtaactccTTTGAATTCTATGGATTTACTCCTAACTGACCCTCATGTTAGTGAAAGGAGAACCAAATTATTAGTAAAATGAGATGTGTGGCAAGTTAGAAATACTGATGACACTAATATTAATGATTCAAAGCTTTAAGTCCTCCACTTGAAAGAATAATAAAATTCTGCAGTATTACTGGGCTGGCTTCTCACAGTTTGTTTCAAATATTGCATGTTCAGTTCTCAAGAGCTATT from Gopherus flavomarginatus isolate rGopFla2 chromosome 6, rGopFla2.mat.asm, whole genome shotgun sequence includes these protein-coding regions:
- the STK32C gene encoding serine/threonine-protein kinase 32C isoform X5, with protein sequence MRYSFQDEEDMFMVVDLLLGGDLRYHLQQNVHFTEETVKLYICEMALALDYLRSQHIIHRDVKPDNILLDEQGHAHLTDFNIATIIRDGEKATALAGTKPYMAPEIFHSFLNGGTGYSFEVDWWSLGVMAYELLRGWRPYDIHSSNPVESLIQLFSTVSVQYSSVWSKESVALLRKLLTVNPEHRFASLTDVQTSAYLSNVIWDDVCEKKVEPGFVPNKGRLHCDPTFELEEMILESRPLHKKKKRLAKNKSRDNSKDSSQSENDYLQECLEAIQQDFVIFNREKLKRSQDQMNESISPPETTDEAETEAESENSNLNMCSSVCSSTGSS
- the STK32C gene encoding serine/threonine-protein kinase 32C isoform X3 — translated: MYAMKYMNKQQCIERDEVRNVFRELEILQEIEHVFLVNLWYSFQDEEDMFMVVDLLLGGDLRYHLQQNVHFTEETVKLYICEMALALDYLRSQHIIHRDVKPDNILLDEQGHAHLTDFNIATIIRDGEKATALAGTKPYMAPEIFHSFLNGGTGYSFEVDWWSLGVMAYELLRGWRPYDIHSSNPVESLIQLFSTVSVQYSSVWSKESVALLRKLLTVNPEHRFASLTDVQTSAYLSNVIWDDVCEKKVEPGFVPNKGRLHCDPTFELEEMILESRPLHKKKKRLAKNKSRDNSKDSSQSENDYLQECLEAIQQDFVIFNREKLKRSQDQMNESISPPETTDEAETEAESENSNLNMCSSVCSSTGSS